A genomic region of Megalobrama amblycephala isolate DHTTF-2021 linkage group LG6, ASM1881202v1, whole genome shotgun sequence contains the following coding sequences:
- the spryd7b gene encoding SPRY domain-containing protein 7b isoform X1 codes for MAAVFTCCLGCCGDGGPGHAPLKDMPTVQLDTHHMGTDVVIVKSGRRICGTGACLANAPLHQNKSYFEFKIQSTGVWGIGVATQKVNLNQVPLGQDSHSLVLRHDGSIYHNNEEKNRLPANSLPQEGDIVGLTYDHVELNLYLNGKSMHCPASGIRGTVFPIVYVDDSAIIDCQFSDFYHTPPEGFEKILFEQQIF; via the exons ATGGCTGCAGTTTTTACGTGTTGTTTGGGCTGCTGCGGGGATGGCGGACCGGGTCATGCTCCCCTTAAAGATATGCCCACCGTACAGCTAGACACGCATCACATGG GGACGGATGTGGTCATAGTGAAAAGTGGGAGGCGGATCTGTGGAACTGGAGCCTGCCTCGCCAACGCCCCTCTACACCAGAACAAGAGCTATTTTGAGTTCAAGATCCAGTCCACGG GTGTTTGGGGGATCGGTGTGGCCACTCAGAAGGTGAATTTGAACCAGGTGCCACTGGGTCAAGACAGTCACAGTTTGGTACTGAGACATGATGGCTCAATATACCACAACAATGAGGAGAAGAATCGTTTACCTGCCAACAGCCTGCCTCAGGAGGGGGATATAGTG GGCCTGACCTATGATCACGTGGAACTGAACCTGTACTTAAATGGAAAGAGCATGCACTGTCCAGCCTCAGGTATTCGAGGGACTGTATTCCCCATAGTTTATG TGGATGACAGTGCCATCATAGACTGCCAGTTCAGTGATTTCTACCATACTCCACCTGAAGGCTTTGAAAAAATTCTGTTTGAACAGCAGATCTTTTGA
- the spryd7b gene encoding SPRY domain-containing protein 7b isoform X2, with the protein MVKGTDVVIVKSGRRICGTGACLANAPLHQNKSYFEFKIQSTGVWGIGVATQKVNLNQVPLGQDSHSLVLRHDGSIYHNNEEKNRLPANSLPQEGDIVGLTYDHVELNLYLNGKSMHCPASGIRGTVFPIVYVDDSAIIDCQFSDFYHTPPEGFEKILFEQQIF; encoded by the exons ATGGTCAAAG GGACGGATGTGGTCATAGTGAAAAGTGGGAGGCGGATCTGTGGAACTGGAGCCTGCCTCGCCAACGCCCCTCTACACCAGAACAAGAGCTATTTTGAGTTCAAGATCCAGTCCACGG GTGTTTGGGGGATCGGTGTGGCCACTCAGAAGGTGAATTTGAACCAGGTGCCACTGGGTCAAGACAGTCACAGTTTGGTACTGAGACATGATGGCTCAATATACCACAACAATGAGGAGAAGAATCGTTTACCTGCCAACAGCCTGCCTCAGGAGGGGGATATAGTG GGCCTGACCTATGATCACGTGGAACTGAACCTGTACTTAAATGGAAAGAGCATGCACTGTCCAGCCTCAGGTATTCGAGGGACTGTATTCCCCATAGTTTATG TGGATGACAGTGCCATCATAGACTGCCAGTTCAGTGATTTCTACCATACTCCACCTGAAGGCTTTGAAAAAATTCTGTTTGAACAGCAGATCTTTTGA
- the trim13 gene encoding tripartite motif-containing 13 isoform X1, with amino-acid sequence MTTLLQHKDTMELLEEDLTCPICCCLFEDPRVLPCSHSFCKKCLEGILDGNRSPAWRPPFKCPTCRKETVHNGIASLQVNYSLRGIVEKYNRIRVMPRMSLCRVHNGQPLNIFCATDLKLICGFCATTGDHKGHKFCALEEAYEREKLAFEDLFRVVEGWRGTEVHSCLESLEAAKKKALERVSRDADQVSEYFDKLLRTLGHKRSEILSDLETLKLAVMQTFDPEINQLRSALEEQRRALSIAESFRSLSDPLTFLQQMQDFREKLRVIRGTPLPSRTDVDVGLLGLQSFDVNEWDRVRLGEVDKLCAPYESSAYLSSLPPAAAPRFSRVMWRVVLVVCACLPALNFLPSDCLALSFQDKVVALSGFSLPGPGEIVRWLGFCWKEAAEICTLLTEMCRNCILDLINTTSDFIS; translated from the exons ATGACCACACTGCTACAGCACAAG GATACGATGGAGCTCTTGGAGGAGGACCTCACATGCCCAATATGCTGCTGTCTCTTCGAGGACCCGCGCGTTCTGCCGTGCTCTCACAGCTTCTGCAAAAAGTGTCTCGAGGGCATCCTGGACGGTAACCGGAGCCCTGCATGGAGACCACCGTTCAAATGTCCGACCTGTCGAAAGGAAACCGTGCACAACGGCATCGCGAGCTTGCAAGTCAATTACTCATTACGTGGCATCGTGGAGAAGTACAACAGGATTCGAGTGATGCCGAGGATGTCTCTCTGCCGAGTTCACAACGGACAACCGCTCAATATCTTCTGCGCCACGGATCTGAAGCTCATCTGTGGGTTTTGCGCCACGACAGGTGATCATAAAGGACACAAGTTTTGCGCGCTGGAGGAGGCGTACGAACGCGAGAAGCTCGCGTTTGAGGACTTGTTTCGCGTCGTGGAGGGCTGGAGGGGCACGGAGGTGCATTCGTGCCTGGAATCGTTAGAGGCAGCTAAGAAGAAAGCGCTGGAGAGGGTCTCGCGGGACGCGGATCAAGTCTCAGAGTACTTTGACAAACTTTTGCGCACGCTGGGGCACAAACGGAGCGAGATTCTCTCGGACTTGGAGACTCTGAAGCTCGCTGTCATGCAGACCTTTGACCCCGAGATCAACCAGCTGCGCTCGGCTCTCGAGGAGCAGCGGCGCGCGCTCAGCATCGCCGAATCGTTTCGTTCGCTCTCCGACCCGCTCACTTTCCTCCAGCAGATGCAGGACTTCAGAGAAAAGCTGCGTGTCATTCGGGGAACGCCACTGCCATCGCGGACTGACGTGGACGTGGGTTTGCTTGGCCTGCAGAGCTTCGATGTGAATGAATGGGACCGGGTGCGTCTTGGAGAGGTGGACAAGCTGTGCGCCCCCTACGAGAGCAGCGCGTACCTGTCTTCGTTGCCCCCTGCTGCCGCTCCGCGCTTCTCCCGGGTGATGTGGAGAGTTGTTCTGGTGGTATGTGCGTGTCTCCCCGCGCTAAACTTTCTTCCATCGGACTGTCTCGCTTTGAGCTTCCAGGATAAGGTGGTCGCGCTCAGTGGCTTTTCTCTGCCCGGTCCTGGAGAGATTGTGCGCTGGCTCGGGTTCTGCTGGAAAGAAGCGGCTGAGATCTGCACACTACTAACAGAGATGTGTCGGAACTGTATCTTGGACCTGATAAACACaacatcagatttcatcagcTGA
- the trim13 gene encoding tripartite motif-containing 13 isoform X2: MELLEEDLTCPICCCLFEDPRVLPCSHSFCKKCLEGILDGNRSPAWRPPFKCPTCRKETVHNGIASLQVNYSLRGIVEKYNRIRVMPRMSLCRVHNGQPLNIFCATDLKLICGFCATTGDHKGHKFCALEEAYEREKLAFEDLFRVVEGWRGTEVHSCLESLEAAKKKALERVSRDADQVSEYFDKLLRTLGHKRSEILSDLETLKLAVMQTFDPEINQLRSALEEQRRALSIAESFRSLSDPLTFLQQMQDFREKLRVIRGTPLPSRTDVDVGLLGLQSFDVNEWDRVRLGEVDKLCAPYESSAYLSSLPPAAAPRFSRVMWRVVLVVCACLPALNFLPSDCLALSFQDKVVALSGFSLPGPGEIVRWLGFCWKEAAEICTLLTEMCRNCILDLINTTSDFIS; this comes from the coding sequence ATGGAGCTCTTGGAGGAGGACCTCACATGCCCAATATGCTGCTGTCTCTTCGAGGACCCGCGCGTTCTGCCGTGCTCTCACAGCTTCTGCAAAAAGTGTCTCGAGGGCATCCTGGACGGTAACCGGAGCCCTGCATGGAGACCACCGTTCAAATGTCCGACCTGTCGAAAGGAAACCGTGCACAACGGCATCGCGAGCTTGCAAGTCAATTACTCATTACGTGGCATCGTGGAGAAGTACAACAGGATTCGAGTGATGCCGAGGATGTCTCTCTGCCGAGTTCACAACGGACAACCGCTCAATATCTTCTGCGCCACGGATCTGAAGCTCATCTGTGGGTTTTGCGCCACGACAGGTGATCATAAAGGACACAAGTTTTGCGCGCTGGAGGAGGCGTACGAACGCGAGAAGCTCGCGTTTGAGGACTTGTTTCGCGTCGTGGAGGGCTGGAGGGGCACGGAGGTGCATTCGTGCCTGGAATCGTTAGAGGCAGCTAAGAAGAAAGCGCTGGAGAGGGTCTCGCGGGACGCGGATCAAGTCTCAGAGTACTTTGACAAACTTTTGCGCACGCTGGGGCACAAACGGAGCGAGATTCTCTCGGACTTGGAGACTCTGAAGCTCGCTGTCATGCAGACCTTTGACCCCGAGATCAACCAGCTGCGCTCGGCTCTCGAGGAGCAGCGGCGCGCGCTCAGCATCGCCGAATCGTTTCGTTCGCTCTCCGACCCGCTCACTTTCCTCCAGCAGATGCAGGACTTCAGAGAAAAGCTGCGTGTCATTCGGGGAACGCCACTGCCATCGCGGACTGACGTGGACGTGGGTTTGCTTGGCCTGCAGAGCTTCGATGTGAATGAATGGGACCGGGTGCGTCTTGGAGAGGTGGACAAGCTGTGCGCCCCCTACGAGAGCAGCGCGTACCTGTCTTCGTTGCCCCCTGCTGCCGCTCCGCGCTTCTCCCGGGTGATGTGGAGAGTTGTTCTGGTGGTATGTGCGTGTCTCCCCGCGCTAAACTTTCTTCCATCGGACTGTCTCGCTTTGAGCTTCCAGGATAAGGTGGTCGCGCTCAGTGGCTTTTCTCTGCCCGGTCCTGGAGAGATTGTGCGCTGGCTCGGGTTCTGCTGGAAAGAAGCGGCTGAGATCTGCACACTACTAACAGAGATGTGTCGGAACTGTATCTTGGACCTGATAAACACaacatcagatttcatcagcTGA